Proteins co-encoded in one Ruegeria sp. YS9 genomic window:
- a CDS encoding agmatine deiminase family protein, translated as MKRREFLVAGGALGMTGISGQSIAQSATGLHVPAEDARHDRTFMQWPVSRSVYPDPVFLEMVQGTIAVIANTISAFEPVTLLAGSEYHADIRKRLSAAVEIWDVPTEDLWCRDAGPVFAINNRGALAIKQIQFNGWGRKQVHAHDANIAGRVAERLGLTLLPTGLIGEAGGVEQDGHGTLMAHESTWVNDNRNPGLTRDEIEARLLAAYGANRMIWSEGVWGEDITDYHIDSLARFTGPGHGIINLPDKPDNHDPFHMAALDTHDRLVAAGLDMDVIPEPHYRRVKNPDFVASYANYYVCNGGVIAARFGDSETDRIASETLARHYPGRDVVTLDVDLLGELGGGIHCATQQMPGF; from the coding sequence ATGAAGCGGCGAGAATTTCTGGTGGCCGGAGGAGCGTTGGGTATGACGGGTATCTCTGGCCAGTCTATTGCGCAGTCCGCAACCGGCCTCCACGTCCCGGCCGAAGACGCCCGGCATGATCGCACTTTCATGCAATGGCCGGTCAGCCGCAGCGTCTACCCCGACCCCGTTTTTCTGGAAATGGTACAGGGGACCATAGCGGTAATCGCAAACACGATCTCTGCTTTTGAGCCCGTCACACTGCTGGCCGGATCAGAGTATCACGCAGATATCCGCAAACGGCTTTCTGCGGCGGTCGAGATTTGGGATGTCCCGACCGAAGATCTGTGGTGCCGGGACGCAGGCCCGGTGTTCGCGATCAACAACCGCGGTGCGCTTGCAATCAAACAGATCCAGTTCAATGGATGGGGGCGAAAGCAGGTTCACGCACATGATGCGAACATTGCTGGCAGAGTGGCCGAAAGGCTGGGGCTGACCCTGTTGCCGACCGGGCTGATCGGCGAAGCCGGTGGCGTCGAGCAGGATGGGCATGGGACACTCATGGCGCATGAAAGCACGTGGGTGAATGACAACCGCAATCCCGGCCTCACTCGGGACGAGATCGAAGCCCGGTTGTTGGCGGCCTACGGGGCCAACCGCATGATCTGGTCCGAAGGTGTCTGGGGCGAAGATATCACCGATTATCACATTGACAGTCTGGCCCGCTTTACCGGCCCAGGTCACGGCATCATCAACTTGCCGGATAAGCCGGACAATCATGATCCTTTCCACATGGCCGCGTTGGACACCCATGATCGACTGGTTGCCGCGGGCCTGGACATGGACGTGATACCCGAACCGCATTACCGCCGTGTCAAGAACCCGGATTTCGTCGCCTCTTACGCCAATTACTACGTCTGCAATGGCGGTGTGATTGCGGCCCGGTTCGGAGACTCGGAAACAGACAGGATCGCGTCGGAAACACTTGCAAGACACTATCCCGGACGTGACGTCGTAACACTTGACGTTGATCTGCTGGGAGAACTTGGCGGCGGTATCCATTGCGCCACACAACAGATGCCGGGTTTTTAG
- a CDS encoding pyridoxal phosphate-dependent aminotransferase: protein MRNSTRSGVDPFIVMDVMEAARRAEEAGRHVIHMEVGQPGTGAPKGATEALARAMDQSPLGYTVSLGLPALRKRIARLYGDWYDVDLNPGRVIITPGSSGGFLLAFTALFDSGDRVGIGAPGYPSYRQILRALGLEPVDLPTAPENRLQPVAADIQGMGLKGLMVASPANPTGTMLDHAAMGSLIEAAHGQGASFISDEIYHGLEYEAKAVTALELTDECYVINSFSKYFSMTGWRVGWMVVPEDQVRVVERISQNMFICAPHASQVAALAAMDCEDELQANLDVYRRNRALMLEGLPKAGFTNIAPPDGAFYVYADVSDLTDDSRAFAAEILDKAGVAVTPGLDFDPKRGHTTLRLSYARSTVDIQDGLERLRLFMTERKAIGEPA, encoded by the coding sequence ATGAGAAACTCAACCCGGTCCGGGGTCGATCCCTTCATCGTGATGGACGTGATGGAGGCCGCGCGCCGTGCGGAAGAAGCGGGCCGCCATGTGATCCACATGGAAGTTGGCCAGCCCGGAACCGGCGCACCCAAGGGCGCGACCGAGGCGCTGGCGAGGGCGATGGATCAAAGCCCGTTGGGCTATACGGTGTCACTGGGCTTGCCTGCGCTGCGAAAGCGTATCGCGCGGCTTTATGGGGATTGGTACGATGTGGACTTGAACCCGGGGCGCGTGATCATCACGCCCGGATCGTCCGGCGGGTTTCTGCTGGCTTTCACGGCATTGTTCGACAGCGGGGATCGGGTTGGAATCGGTGCGCCGGGATATCCGTCCTATCGCCAGATTCTCAGGGCACTTGGGTTGGAACCGGTCGATCTGCCGACCGCGCCTGAAAACCGTCTGCAACCCGTTGCAGCGGATATTCAGGGAATGGGCCTGAAGGGGCTGATGGTGGCTTCTCCGGCGAATCCTACCGGCACGATGCTGGATCACGCCGCCATGGGGTCGCTGATCGAAGCCGCACACGGGCAGGGGGCGTCTTTCATCAGCGACGAAATCTATCACGGTCTGGAATATGAAGCCAAAGCCGTGACGGCGCTTGAACTGACGGATGAGTGCTATGTGATCAACTCGTTTTCCAAGTATTTCTCGATGACCGGTTGGCGCGTGGGGTGGATGGTCGTGCCCGAGGATCAGGTGCGCGTGGTCGAGCGGATATCCCAGAACATGTTCATCTGCGCGCCGCATGCCAGTCAGGTTGCGGCACTGGCTGCGATGGACTGCGAGGACGAGTTGCAGGCCAATCTGGACGTGTACCGCCGAAACCGCGCGCTGATGCTGGAAGGCCTGCCCAAGGCGGGCTTCACGAACATCGCGCCGCCGGACGGGGCGTTTTACGTCTATGCCGACGTGTCCGATCTGACCGATGACAGCCGCGCATTTGCGGCCGAGATTCTGGACAAGGCCGGTGTCGCGGTCACGCCGGGTCTGGATTTCGATCCGAAACGCGGCCATACGACGTTGCGGTTATCCTATGCGCGTTCGACGGTCGACATTCAGGACGGGCTGGAACGGTTGCGCCTGTTCATGACCGAGCGGAAGGCGATCGGGGAACCTGCCTGA
- a CDS encoding helix-turn-helix domain-containing protein, with amino-acid sequence MIGRRSQRESEEDVDVRPKGFDDYEVRLGDKMRGERATMGKSLLDVQRELRIKANYIAAIENADPDAFDTPGFIAGYVRSYARYLGMNPDETFATFCQESGFEVAHGMSAEASVVRKPSGALPARGPMGRDPFISPNTPYIPGKESLVSQIEPRAIGSSLVLLAVIGGIGYGGWAVLNRIQQVQVSPVEQAPVVLSDLDPLDAARSNVSDDAAQVASAEALDRLYRPQALDVPVLVARDAPISTLDPREVGTFRPPELPQFEVAELHTVEKPALPQVVEQIDTTLKIVAVDPAWMRVTAADGSVIFEGTLGTVEQGSVFEVPLTEEPPLLRAGASGSVYFAINGKHYGPAGAPGTVAKGVVLSKDAVSESYAIADLEAEQNSALKQLVAELQTEATETPAE; translated from the coding sequence ATGATTGGGCGCAGATCTCAGCGCGAATCCGAAGAGGACGTAGATGTCAGACCAAAAGGGTTTGACGACTATGAAGTTCGCCTAGGCGACAAGATGCGCGGTGAACGCGCAACGATGGGCAAATCTCTTCTGGATGTTCAGCGCGAGCTGCGGATCAAAGCCAACTATATCGCTGCAATTGAAAACGCCGACCCCGATGCGTTTGATACACCCGGCTTTATCGCCGGGTATGTGCGTTCCTACGCACGCTATCTGGGCATGAACCCCGATGAGACCTTCGCGACTTTCTGCCAGGAAAGCGGATTTGAGGTCGCGCATGGCATGTCCGCAGAGGCCTCGGTGGTGCGGAAGCCTTCCGGGGCTCTGCCTGCACGCGGCCCGATGGGTCGGGATCCGTTCATTTCGCCCAATACACCCTATATTCCGGGCAAGGAGTCCCTGGTCAGCCAGATTGAACCCCGCGCAATCGGTTCGTCACTGGTATTGCTGGCGGTGATCGGTGGCATCGGCTATGGCGGCTGGGCTGTTCTGAACAGAATTCAGCAAGTACAGGTCAGCCCGGTTGAACAAGCGCCGGTGGTTCTGTCTGATCTGGATCCGCTGGATGCGGCGCGCAGCAACGTGTCGGATGATGCTGCACAGGTGGCAAGTGCCGAAGCACTGGACCGTCTCTATCGTCCGCAGGCACTGGATGTTCCGGTGCTGGTTGCGCGGGATGCTCCGATCTCGACGCTTGATCCGCGCGAGGTTGGAACCTTCCGCCCGCCCGAATTGCCGCAGTTCGAAGTGGCTGAACTGCACACGGTCGAAAAACCCGCCCTGCCGCAAGTGGTCGAACAGATCGATACCACGCTCAAGATCGTGGCTGTTGATCCGGCATGGATGCGCGTGACGGCTGCGGATGGCAGCGTCATTTTCGAAGGCACACTGGGTACCGTCGAGCAGGGCAGTGTGTTCGAAGTGCCCCTGACGGAAGAACCGCCGTTGTTGCGTGCGGGCGCATCGGGATCCGTTTACTTCGCGATAAACGGTAAGCACTACGGCCCGGCGGGTGCTCCGGGCACGGTCGCCAAGGGTGTCGTTCTGTCGAAAGACGCCGTATCCGAGTCCTATGCCATCGCCGATCTTGAGGCGGAACAGAACAGCGCGCTCAAGCAACTGGTGGCGGAACTGCAAACCGAGGCGACAGAAACGCCCGCCGAGTGA
- a CDS encoding M48 family metalloprotease, protein MPISHVAAMAFERVSRLTSIPALILSVAVWLTAATQSHGQSLIRDPDIEHGLRELAFPVLRAAGLNTNRVQILVVNDNTFNAFVIDYNAIYLNYGLILTVESPEMLQAVIAHEAAHIANGHLARRAENLKAARRNAGLGTALALLAAAAGGGEAAIGIAAGTQGAAIRSFLGHTRAEEASADRSAASYLRWAQISPSGMVKLHRKFAGQELLSVANQDPYMRSHPTSRERLRAAEAFLDEFGDKAVPNANADYWFARVKGKLSAFLRSPSWTLRRAKEETAQDIRLMREASAYHQNRDLDRARRAIDEALALRPNDPYYYDLKGQILLENRQIGAAVEAYGNAVEMAPNDALILAGYGRALLAQGQTKQALSVLEKARARDYRNARLLQDLGVAYAQVGNDGMASTVTAERYALQGRLKDAGIHAKRAVARLPEGSPGWQRAQDVLIASERLNKDKRKRK, encoded by the coding sequence ATGCCCATCTCCCATGTTGCAGCCATGGCTTTTGAACGCGTATCCCGGCTGACGTCAATCCCGGCTCTGATACTGTCGGTTGCCGTCTGGCTGACGGCGGCAACGCAATCCCATGGGCAAAGCCTGATCCGCGACCCCGATATCGAGCATGGCCTGCGCGAGCTGGCGTTTCCGGTTCTGCGCGCCGCCGGCCTGAACACCAACCGGGTTCAAATCCTTGTGGTCAATGACAACACGTTCAATGCCTTCGTCATCGACTACAACGCGATCTATTTGAATTACGGGCTGATCCTTACGGTCGAAAGCCCCGAAATGCTGCAAGCGGTGATCGCGCATGAGGCGGCGCATATCGCGAATGGTCATCTGGCCCGCCGCGCCGAAAACCTGAAGGCGGCGCGGCGCAATGCAGGCCTCGGCACCGCTTTGGCCCTGCTTGCGGCTGCGGCCGGAGGGGGTGAAGCCGCCATTGGTATTGCCGCAGGCACCCAGGGCGCCGCAATCCGCAGCTTTCTGGGCCATACCCGCGCCGAAGAAGCCTCGGCCGACCGAAGCGCTGCAAGCTACCTGCGATGGGCTCAGATTTCCCCCAGCGGCATGGTGAAGCTGCACAGGAAATTTGCGGGTCAGGAATTGCTGAGCGTCGCCAATCAGGACCCGTATATGCGGTCGCATCCCACCAGTCGTGAACGATTGCGCGCCGCCGAAGCGTTTCTGGATGAGTTCGGCGACAAGGCGGTTCCGAATGCCAATGCCGATTATTGGTTTGCCCGCGTCAAAGGCAAGCTGTCGGCCTTTTTACGCTCACCCAGTTGGACGCTACGACGCGCCAAAGAGGAAACCGCCCAGGACATCCGCCTGATGCGCGAGGCTTCGGCTTATCATCAGAACCGTGATTTGGATCGCGCGCGTCGTGCCATCGACGAGGCCCTGGCGCTGCGCCCGAATGACCCGTATTACTATGACCTGAAAGGGCAAATTCTGTTGGAGAACAGGCAAATAGGCGCGGCTGTTGAAGCGTACGGAAACGCTGTTGAAATGGCTCCGAACGATGCGCTGATCCTGGCTGGATACGGGCGGGCGTTGCTGGCGCAGGGGCAAACCAAACAGGCCTTGAGCGTTCTGGAAAAAGCCCGCGCCCGGGATTACCGGAACGCCAGGCTGTTGCAGGATCTTGGTGTGGCCTATGCTCAGGTTGGCAATGATGGTATGGCATCGACCGTGACGGCAGAGCGGTATGCGCTGCAAGGGCGGTTGAAAGATGCCGGAATTCACGCGAAACGCGCCGTGGCGCGACTGCCCGAGGGCTCACCGGGTTGGCAAAGGGCGCAAGACGTGTTGATTGCGTCGGAACGACTCAACAAAGACAAAAGGAAACGGAAATGA
- the ispG gene encoding flavodoxin-dependent (E)-4-hydroxy-3-methylbut-2-enyl-diphosphate synthase, whose translation MSLNHVRPWRDIYRRKSRQIMVGNVAVGGDAPIAVQTMTNTLTTDVAATVAQVQAAAEAGADIVRVSVPDEASSKALKQIVRESPVPIVADIHFHYRRGIEAAEAGAACLRINPGNIGDETRVKEVIQAARDHNCSIRIGVNAGSLEKHLLEKYGEPCPEAMVESGLEHIRILQDNDFHEFKISVKASDVFLSAAAYQGIAEATDAPIHLGITEAGGLVSGTIKSAIGLGNLLWMGIGDTIRVSLSADPVEEVKVGFEILKSLGLRHRGVNIISCPSCARQGFDVIKTVEALEHRLEHIKTPMSLSIIGCVVNGPGEALMTDVGFTGGGAGSGMVYLAGKASHKMSNDQMIDHIVEEVEKKAAELDAAAEAAE comes from the coding sequence ATGTCCCTCAATCACGTGCGCCCATGGCGCGACATCTATCGTCGTAAATCCCGTCAAATCATGGTCGGCAACGTCGCCGTAGGTGGCGATGCACCCATTGCCGTTCAAACCATGACCAACACGTTGACCACCGATGTGGCGGCGACCGTGGCGCAGGTACAGGCGGCGGCTGAGGCTGGCGCTGACATCGTTCGCGTCTCGGTTCCTGATGAGGCGTCGTCCAAGGCGCTGAAACAGATCGTTCGGGAAAGCCCCGTGCCCATCGTGGCGGATATTCATTTCCACTATCGGCGCGGCATCGAAGCCGCCGAAGCGGGCGCTGCCTGTCTGCGCATCAATCCCGGCAATATCGGTGACGAAACCCGCGTGAAAGAGGTCATCCAGGCGGCGCGCGACCACAATTGTTCAATCCGGATCGGCGTGAACGCGGGCAGCCTGGAAAAGCACCTGCTTGAGAAATATGGCGAGCCGTGCCCCGAGGCGATGGTCGAAAGCGGGCTGGAACATATCCGCATCCTTCAGGACAATGATTTTCACGAGTTCAAGATCAGCGTAAAAGCCAGCGACGTGTTTCTGTCCGCCGCGGCCTATCAAGGTATTGCCGAGGCGACGGATGCCCCCATCCACCTGGGCATTACCGAAGCGGGGGGGCTGGTCAGCGGTACGATCAAATCGGCCATCGGCCTTGGCAACCTGCTGTGGATGGGGATCGGCGACACGATCCGCGTCAGCCTGTCTGCTGATCCGGTGGAAGAGGTGAAGGTCGGGTTTGAGATCCTCAAATCCCTTGGCCTGCGCCATCGGGGCGTCAATATCATCTCATGCCCGTCCTGCGCGCGACAGGGTTTTGATGTCATCAAAACCGTCGAGGCGCTGGAGCACCGCCTTGAGCACATCAAGACGCCCATGAGCCTGTCGATCATCGGTTGCGTGGTCAACGGGCCGGGCGAAGCGCTGATGACCGATGTTGGTTTCACCGGCGGCGGGGCAGGGTCCGGCATGGTCTATCTGGCCGGTAAGGCCAGCCACAAGATGTCGAACGATCAGATGATCGATCACATCGTGGAAGAGGTCGAGAAAAAGGCGGCTGAACTGGACGCGGCGGCTGAAGCGGCTGAATAG
- the hemA gene encoding 5-aminolevulinate synthase: MDYTAQLDSAIARLHDEGRYRTFIDIERRNGQFPHAVRTRPDGSQQDITVWCGNDYLGMGQHPVVLQAMHEAIDATGAGSGGTRNISGTTVYHKRLEAELADLHGKEAALLFTSAYIANDATLSTLPKLFPGLIIYSDALNHASMIEGVRRNGGAKRIFRHNDVAHLRELLEADDPAAPKLIAFESVYSMDGDFGPIEEICDLADEFGALTYIDEVHAVGMYGPRGGGVTERDRLAHRIDIINGTLAKAYGVMGGYIAASAKMCDAVRSYAPGFIFTTSLPPAVAAGAAASVAYLKSAPELREQHQTQAKILKLRLKGMGLPLIDHGSHIVPVIVGNPVHTKKLSDMLLDDYGIYVQPINFPTVPRGTERLRFTPSPVHGPDEMNRLVQAMDELWSHCALNRAELAG; encoded by the coding sequence TTGGACTATACTGCTCAGCTCGATTCAGCGATTGCCAGGCTGCATGACGAAGGACGTTACCGGACCTTCATCGATATCGAACGTCGCAACGGACAGTTTCCCCATGCAGTGCGTACGCGCCCCGACGGGTCGCAGCAGGACATCACCGTGTGGTGCGGCAATGACTATCTGGGCATGGGCCAGCACCCGGTCGTGTTGCAAGCGATGCACGAAGCGATCGACGCAACCGGCGCCGGGTCGGGCGGTACGCGCAACATCTCGGGGACAACGGTCTATCACAAACGGCTCGAGGCCGAACTGGCCGATCTGCATGGCAAGGAAGCCGCGCTGTTGTTCACCAGCGCGTATATTGCCAATGACGCCACCCTCAGTACGCTGCCCAAGCTGTTCCCGGGGCTGATCATCTATTCTGACGCGCTGAACCATGCTTCGATGATTGAAGGGGTGCGCCGAAACGGGGGCGCCAAGCGCATCTTCCGTCATAACGACGTGGCACATCTGCGCGAATTGCTCGAGGCGGACGATCCCGCCGCGCCCAAGCTGATCGCCTTCGAGTCCGTCTATTCGATGGACGGTGATTTTGGTCCGATCGAAGAAATCTGTGATCTGGCCGATGAATTCGGCGCCCTGACCTATATCGACGAAGTGCACGCGGTGGGCATGTATGGCCCGCGCGGTGGCGGCGTGACCGAGCGGGATCGCCTGGCACATCGGATCGACATCATCAATGGCACTCTGGCCAAGGCCTATGGCGTCATGGGGGGCTATATCGCGGCCAGCGCCAAGATGTGCGATGCCGTGCGGTCTTATGCGCCGGGCTTCATCTTTACGACATCGTTGCCGCCGGCGGTTGCCGCAGGGGCTGCGGCATCCGTTGCATACCTGAAATCCGCGCCTGAACTGCGCGAGCAGCACCAGACCCAGGCGAAGATCCTCAAGCTGCGGCTGAAGGGAATGGGCCTGCCGCTGATCGACCACGGCAGCCACATCGTGCCTGTGATCGTCGGCAATCCGGTACACACCAAAAAGCTCAGCGACATGCTGCTGGACGATTATGGCATTTACGTGCAACCGATCAACTTCCCGACCGTCCCGCGCGGAACCGAGCGTCTGCGTTTTACCCCGTCTCCGGTGCATGGACCCGACGAAATGAACCGTCTGGTGCAGGCGATGGACGAACTTTGGTCACATTGTGCGCTAAATCGCGCCGAACTTGCCGGATAA
- a CDS encoding N-acetylmuramoyl-L-alanine amidase — translation MSRIIFCIALIWALAGSAVAQDFSALARIQPDQSRITDVGRTGVRVDIGLSQGVPYRIFTLQDPYRMVLDFNEVDWTGLNRTNFLQSERVSGVHFGAYVPGWSRLVLELGAPMAVDTAELSVAEDSGAALLSLNLKGTDFDTFNATAGAPRNPGWDLPEPADVPQAPSRSADRPLRVMLDPGHGGIDPGAETDDVDEKTLMLTFARELREVLLRSGGYEVVLTRVDDQFVSLERRIALAHRAGADLFISLHADSLSEGQAHGAAVYTLSADASDVASSKLAERHDRGDLISGIDLNGADDQVADVLLDLARQETMPRTRSLASAIANGMAQQGGPMNRKPLRTASFSVLKAADILSVLIELGFLSSPRDRENLRNSEWRANMALGIFQGIEDWRQQDVIRKSLIGQ, via the coding sequence ATGAGCAGGATCATCTTTTGCATCGCCCTGATCTGGGCGCTGGCAGGCAGTGCCGTCGCGCAGGATTTCAGCGCGCTGGCACGCATTCAACCTGACCAAAGCCGCATCACGGATGTGGGGCGAACCGGCGTTCGCGTGGATATCGGCCTGAGCCAGGGGGTGCCGTACCGGATTTTCACCTTGCAGGATCCGTACCGGATGGTTCTGGACTTCAACGAAGTGGACTGGACCGGGCTGAACCGAACGAATTTTCTGCAATCCGAACGCGTCAGCGGCGTGCACTTCGGGGCCTATGTTCCGGGTTGGTCGCGGCTGGTGTTGGAACTGGGCGCACCGATGGCCGTAGACACAGCCGAGCTGTCGGTGGCCGAGGATTCGGGGGCGGCGCTGCTGTCTCTGAACCTCAAGGGCACGGATTTTGACACGTTCAACGCAACCGCAGGTGCGCCGCGCAATCCGGGTTGGGACTTGCCGGAACCGGCTGATGTGCCGCAGGCACCTTCGCGTTCCGCGGACCGACCGTTGCGCGTAATGCTCGATCCGGGGCATGGCGGGATCGATCCGGGCGCCGAAACCGATGACGTTGATGAAAAAACCCTGATGTTGACCTTTGCCCGCGAACTGCGCGAAGTGTTATTGCGATCAGGAGGTTACGAGGTTGTCCTGACCCGCGTTGATGATCAGTTCGTCTCGTTGGAACGTCGGATTGCCCTGGCGCATCGGGCTGGCGCGGATCTGTTCATTTCGCTGCACGCGGATTCCCTGTCGGAAGGGCAGGCCCATGGGGCGGCCGTCTATACCCTGTCTGCCGATGCTTCGGATGTGGCCAGTTCAAAACTGGCTGAACGACATGACCGGGGGGATTTGATCTCGGGCATCGATCTGAATGGTGCCGATGATCAGGTGGCTGATGTTTTGCTTGATCTGGCGCGCCAGGAAACGATGCCGCGGACCAGGTCGCTGGCCAGCGCGATCGCCAACGGAATGGCCCAGCAGGGCGGGCCGATGAACCGCAAACCGTTGCGGACCGCGTCGTTCTCGGTGCTCAAGGCGGCCGATATTCTGTCTGTTTTGATCGAGCTTGGGTTCCTTTCCAGCCCCAGAGACCGGGAAAACCTGAGAAATTCGGAATGGCGGGCGAATATGGCGTTGGGGATCTTTCAGGGGATCGAAGACTGGCGTCAGCAGGATGTGATCCGCAAATCCCTGATTGGCCAGTGA
- a CDS encoding DsbA family protein — translation MILRHAAPALLGLSMAATSAQALDLNAMNDAEKAEFGAQVREYLLENPEVILEAINILEQRNAVAEAAADKELVAANSDELFDDGYSWVGGNPDGDITLVEFMDYRCGYCRRAVPEVASLLSEDGNIRLVIKELPILGDASVLSSRFAVATKHVAGDDAYKQVHDALLEFTGEPSEVSLRRISDGLGLNSDEIIAAMDSDRVTDEIARTRALAQRMQISGTPSFVLGTEMLRGYLPADQMQQIVDGIRAERG, via the coding sequence ATGATCCTCAGACATGCTGCACCCGCCCTTCTGGGGCTTTCCATGGCGGCAACCTCGGCGCAGGCGCTGGACCTGAACGCGATGAACGATGCCGAAAAAGCGGAATTTGGTGCCCAGGTGCGCGAATACCTGCTGGAAAATCCCGAAGTGATCCTCGAAGCCATCAACATTCTGGAACAGCGCAATGCCGTTGCAGAGGCCGCTGCGGACAAAGAACTGGTCGCCGCCAACTCGGATGAACTGTTCGATGACGGGTACAGCTGGGTCGGTGGCAACCCGGATGGTGACATCACGCTGGTCGAGTTCATGGACTACCGGTGTGGTTATTGCCGCCGGGCCGTGCCCGAAGTGGCCAGTCTGCTGTCAGAAGACGGCAACATCCGCCTTGTGATCAAGGAACTCCCCATCCTGGGTGATGCGTCCGTGCTGTCCTCACGCTTTGCCGTGGCCACCAAACACGTGGCGGGCGATGATGCGTACAAGCAGGTCCATGATGCCCTGCTGGAATTCACCGGCGAGCCAAGCGAAGTTTCCCTGCGCCGCATCTCGGACGGGTTGGGGCTGAACAGCGACGAGATCATCGCGGCGATGGACAGCGATCGCGTCACGGATGAGATCGCGCGCACCCGCGCTCTGGCACAGCGGATGCAGATCTCGGGCACGCCTTCGTTTGTGTTGGGCACAGAGATGTTGCGTGGCTATTTGCCAGCTGATCAGATGCAGCAGATCGTTGACGGCATACGTGCCGAACGCGGCTAA